Proteins found in one Salvia splendens isolate huo1 chromosome 10, SspV2, whole genome shotgun sequence genomic segment:
- the LOC121751735 gene encoding COP1-interactive protein 1-like, with protein sequence MPRQRWRKSFKSFIDPTKDDQLKGVKTGIDGNVQKIFNFLNDKVGDERKEEVADLIKDFQKQYDSLYARYDNLTGELRDKFRRRKRGKDSSSPSSDSSDSDDSPAERNGEIEVDVEEKPSAVDEKEALHQEGQSAVERLNADVSSLREENAQLQFRNSEMEKMLKEKESEISNLRKVFEESESESSARIVALTADVNNLREQLGHLSDQKSESDRVIEKQREEISEILVQIEKLKEELSLAENRNTELGHKIVEHEREMEEHRDEVLRLREENKQLEVRFRDCHEKLILSEKKTEEISDQFRESMAAKNKDIDQLEETIEDLKSELEIKDDELSSLLENMRATDVKQRLSDQKLRITEQVLSEKEETQQNRVENLMEEQKLLEERIASLSGLVSIYNEARLNLFAEISEKTNETLNGIDTFCVKFEEDYSHLESRVFEIGNELKAVLNLIIGSNAEKDEMKKEIGSLVQQVQVLTERVKEVEMILLNNEEERKHLTEMAKQHEEKVKEMKTMIKERDEKVGELERKMNEKDSGILRLSEEKREAISQLCIWIDFHHDRYEDLKDMILKKRGGTRQIAA encoded by the exons ATGCCGAGGCAGCGCTGGCGCAAGTCGTTTAAATCCTTTATCGATCCTACCAAAGACGATCAGCTCAAAGGAGTCAAAACAG GAATTGATGGAAATGTGCAGAAAATCTTCAATTTTCTGAATGACAAAGTTGGTGATGAAAGGAAGGAGGAGGTGGCAGATTTGATTAAGGATTTCCAGAAGCAGTACGACTCGCTTTACGCTCGTTATGATAATCTAACTGGAGAGTTGAGGGATAAGTTTCGTCGTAGAAAGAGGGGGAAAGACAGCTCCTCGCCGAGTTCGGATTCGTCGGATTccgatgattcgccggcggaaaGAAACGGCGAAATCGAAGTCGATGTGGAGGAGAAACCATCCGCCGTAGATGAGAAGGAAGCGTTGCATCAGGAAGGTCAGAGCGCCGTGGAGAGGTTAAACGCCGACGTTTCCTCGCTGCGAGAAGAAAATGCGCAGCTGCAATTCAGGAATTCTGAGATGGAGAAAATGTTGAAGGAGAAGGAGAGTGAGATTTCCAATTTGCGAAAGGTGTTTGAGGAAAGTGAGAGTGAATCATCTGCGCGGATTGTGGCATTGACTGCAGATGTGAACAATCTCCGAGAGCAATTAGGGCATCTGAGTGATCAGAAAAGTGAATCAGATAGGGTTATTGAGAAACAGCGTGAAGAAATTTCGGAGATCTTAGTTCAGATTGAGAAATTGAAAGAGGAATTATCGCTGGCTGAGAATCGGAACACTGAATTAGGGCATAAGATTGTGGAGCATGAGAGAGAAATGGAAGAACATAGAGATGAAGTCCTGAGATTGAGAGAGGAAAACAAGCAATTGGAAGTCCGGTTTAGGGATTGCCATGAGAAACTCATCTTATCAGAGAAGAAAACAGAGGAGATCTCTGATCAGTTCCGTGAAAGCATGGCTGCGAAGAATAAGGACATCGATCAGCTCGAAGAAACCATAGAAGACCTCAAATCCGAGCTAGAGATCAAGGATGATGAACTTAGTTCTCTGTTAGAGAATATGAGAGCGACTGACGTTAAGCAGCGGCTGTCGGATCAGAAGCTCCGGATCACGGAGCAGGTGTTGAGCGAGAAGGAAGAGACCCAGCAGAATAGAGTTGAGAACTTGATGGAAGAGCAGAAGTTGCTCGAAGAGAGGATTGCTTCATTATCCGGGCTAGTTTCTATCTACAACGAAGCTCGACTGAATTTGTTTGCAGAAATATCTGAGAAGACGAATGAGACCTTGAATGGGATTGACACATTCTGTGTGAAGTTTGAGGAGGACTACAGCCACTTGGAGTCGCGGGTTTTTGAAATCGGGAATGAGCTCAAAGCTGTGCTGAACTTGATTATTGGGAGCAATGCTGAAAAGGATgagatgaagaaggagattgggAGTTTAGTTCAGCAAGTGCAGGTGTTGACAGAGAGAGTTAAGGAGGTGGAGATGATACTGCTGAATAACGAGGAGGAGAGGAAACACCTTACTGAGATGGCGAAGCAGCACGAGGAGAAGGTGAAGGAGATGAAGACGATGATAAAAGAAAGGGACGAGAAGGTGGGAGAATTGGAGAGGAAGATGAATGAGAAGGATAGTGGTATATTGAGACTGAGTGAGGAGAAGAGAGAGGCCATAAGCCAGTTGTGCATTTGGATCGATTTTCACCATGATCGGTACGAAGATCTCAAAGACATGATCTTGAAGAAGAGGGGTGGAACAAGGCAGATTGCTGCTTGA
- the LOC121751527 gene encoding high mobility group B protein 6-like produces the protein MAAVAENPTFAEPAPTKKGRTKKALKPKAVSSNEANIAAGAVLEHSPVAAKGKQPPSDASSFEKQLLEMQEQLEKLKIEKEQTEEMLKAKEEQLETRDREQEKLKIELRKLQKIKEFKPTVTFPLGLGIKDLEQEKKEKKKDGKKKPSPPYVLWCKDQWNEVKEANPDADFKAMSNLLGAKWKSVTAEEKKPYEERYQAEKEAYLKIAGNEKRELDAMKLLEEEQKHKTAMELLEQYLQFKQEAEKENNKKTKKEKDPLKPKHPMSAYFIFSNERRAALLSENKNVLEVAKITGEEWKNMTDIQKAPYEEIALQNKEQYAEEMEVYKQKKEEEAANLKKDGEEFMKLQKQEAMQLLKKKEKTETLIKKEKVSRQKKKNEEKTVDPNKPKRPASSYLLFSKETRKSLVEERPGTNNSTITALISLKWKELSEEEKQVWNEKAAEAMEAYKKELEAYNNNLAEKKQR, from the exons ATGGCCGCCGTAGCAGAAAACCCTACATTTGCTGAGCCTGCGCCCACGAAGAAGGGGAGAACCAAAAAAGCGTTGAAGCCCAAAGCTGTCTCGTCAAATGAGGCCAACATCGCCGCGGGGGCGGTTCTGGAGCACTCTCCCGTCGCCGCGAAGGGGAAGCAACCGCCTTCCGATGCGTCTTCTTTCGAGAAGCAGCTGCTGGAAATGCAGGAGCAGCTCGAGAAATTGAAGATCGAGAAGGAGCAGACCGAGGAGATGTTGAAGGCCAAAGAGGAACAGCTCGAGACTCGAGATCGCGAGCAAGAGAAGCTCAAAATTGAGCTCAGGAAATTGCAGAAGATCAAGGAGTTCAAACCTACAGTG ACATTCCCTCTAGGGCTCGGAATCAAAGACCTAGAGCAagagaagaaggagaaaaaaaaggaCGGGAAGAAGAAACCGTCTCCTCCTTACGTGCTGTGGTGCAAAGACCAGTGGAATGAG GTGAAGGAAGCTAATCCAGATGCTGATTTCAAGGCCATGTCGAATCTGCTGGGTGCAAAATGGAAATCTGTCACCGCGGAAGAGAAGAAGCCGTATGAAGAGAGGTACCAAGCTGAGAAGGAGGCCTATTTGAAGATTGCAGGAAACGAGAAGCGCGAGCTCGATGCAATGAAGCTTCTCGAAGAAGAGCAGAAGCACAAGACTGCAATGGAGTTGCTCGAACAGTACCTGCAGTTCAAGCAGGAGGCAGAGAAAGAGaacaacaagaaaacaaa GAAGGAGAAAGATCCTTTGAAGCCGAAGCATCCGATGTCGGCCTACTTCATCTTCTCGAATGAGCGCAGAGCAGCTCTGCTTTCAGAAAACAAGAATGTCTTGGAG GTTGCAAAGATCACAGGTGAGGAGTGGAAGAACATGACTGATATACAGAAAGCCCCCTATGAAGAG ATAGCATTGCAAAACAAGGAACAATATGCGGAAGAGATGGAAGTTTACAaacagaagaaggaagaagaagctgCTAACCTCAAGAAAGATGGGGAAGAGTTCATGAAACTCCAGAAGCAAGAAGCTATGCAACTGCtcaaaaagaaagagaaaactgaaactttGATCAAG AAAGAGAAAGTGAGTCGCCAGAAGAAGAAGAACGAGGAGAAGACTGTTGATCCGAACAAGCCAAAGCGGCCTGCCTCGTCCTACCTTCTCTTCAGCAAGGAGACGAGGAAGAGTTTGGTGGAAGAGCGTCCCGGGACCAACAATTCCACTATCACTGCGCTCATTTCGCTCAAGTGGAAG GAATTAAGTGAGGAAGAGAAGCAGGTTTGGAATGAGAAAGCTGCGGAGGCAATGGAGGCGTATAAGAAAGAATTGGAAGCATACAACAATAATTTGgcagaaaaaaaacaaagataa
- the LOC121750213 gene encoding probable GABA transporter 2 isoform X1, whose translation MAEEADAGAAFVLQSKGKWWHAAFHLTTAIVGPTILTLPYAFRGLGWALGLLCLTSMGLVTFYAYFLMSLVLDHCEKSGRRHIRFRELAADVLGSGWMFYFVVFIQTAINTGISIGAILLAGECLQIMYSNLSPNGSLKLYHFIAMVTLVMILLSQFPSFHSLRHINLVSLLLSIGYTFLVVGACINAAASKEAPRRDYSLEPSESSRIFSAFTSISIIAAIYGNGILPEIQATLAPPATGKMLKGLIMCYIVIFLTFYSAAISGYWVFGNKSNANILKSLMPDEGPSLASVWVLGLAIVFVLLQLFAIGLVYSQVAYEIMEKKSADVNKGVFSTRNLIPRIILRSLYVILCGFFAAMLPFFGDINGVVGAIGFIPLDFVLPMLLYNRSHKPTRSSAAYWINNSIIVVFTCVGIVGAFSSVRKLVGDAAEFKLFSSDVVD comes from the exons ATGGCGGAGGAGGCCGACGCTGGAGCCGCCTTCGTACTGCAATCGAAGGGGAAGTGGTGGCACGCCGCCTTCCACCTCACCACCGCCATCGTCGGCCCCACCATACTCACGCTGCCCTACGCTTTCCGGGGGCTGGGGTGGGCCCTCGGACTCCTCTGCCTCACCTCCATGGGTCTCGTCACCTTTTACGCCTACTTTCTCATGTCTTTGGTCCTCGACCACTGCGAGAAGTCCGGCCGCCGCCACATCCGCTTCCGCGAACTCGCCGCCGATGTCTTAG GTTCAGGATGGATGTTCTATTTTGTGGTGTTCATTCAGACAGCAATCAACACCGGCATCAGCATCGGAGCTATTCTTCTTGCCGGGGAATGCCTTCAG ATCATGTATTCGAACCTCTCTCCGAATGGATCATTGAAGCTCTACCACTTCATAGCAATGGTGACACTAGTTATGATCCTTCTCTCCCAGTTCCCGAGCTTCCATTCGCTCAGGCACATTAACCTCGTGTCGCTGCTTCTCAGCATAGGCTATACTTTTCTTGTAGTCGGAGCTTGCATCAATGCCG CAGCCTCTAAAGAGGCGCCACGGAGGGACTACTCTTTAGAGCCTTCCGAGTCTTCTAGAATCTTCAGCGCGTTCACTTCCATATCCATAATAGCAGCCATCTATGGGAATGGCATACTACCTGAGATACAG GCGACACTGGCTCCCCCAGCAACCGGGAAGATGCTAAAAGGCCTAATCATGTGCTACATTGTGATTTTCCTGACTTTCTACTCTGCTGCAATCTCCGGATATTGGGTGTTTGGCAACAAATCCAACGCGAACATCCTCAAAAGCCTCATGCCGGATGAGGGCCCTTCTTTGGCCTCTGTCTGGGTGCTAGGGCTCGCCATTGTATTTGTGCTCCTTCAGCTCTTCGCCATCGGCTTG GTGTATTCCCAAGTTGCATACGAGATAATGGAGAAGAAGTCGGCTGATGTGAACAAGGGTGTGTTCTCTACAAGGAACTTGATCCCGAGGATCATTCTTCGGTCTCTATACGTGATCTTGTGTGGCTTCTTTGCTGCGATGCTGCCTTTCTTTGGAGACATAAACGGTGTGGTTGGAGCCATTGGGTTCATCCCTTTGGACTTCGTGCTCCCGATGCTCCTCTACAACCGGAGTCACAAGCCAACGAGATCATCGGCCGCGTATTGGATCAACAACTCCATCATTGTTGTGTTCACTTGTGTGGGGATTGTGGGGGCATTCTCCTCTGTGAGGAAGCTGGTTGGAGATGCTGCTGAGTTCAAGCTTTTTAGCAGTGATGTTGTTGATTGA
- the LOC121750213 gene encoding probable GABA transporter 2 isoform X2 → MAEEADAGAAFVLQSKGKWWHAAFHLTTAIVGPTILTLPYAFRGLGWALGLLCLTSMGLVTFYAYFLMSLVLDHCEKSGRRHIRFRELAADVLGSGWMFYFVVFIQTAINTGISIGAILLAGECLQIMYSNLSPNGSLKLYHFIAMVTLVMILLSQFPSFHSLRHINLVSLLLSIGYTFLVVGACINAASKEAPRRDYSLEPSESSRIFSAFTSISIIAAIYGNGILPEIQATLAPPATGKMLKGLIMCYIVIFLTFYSAAISGYWVFGNKSNANILKSLMPDEGPSLASVWVLGLAIVFVLLQLFAIGLVYSQVAYEIMEKKSADVNKGVFSTRNLIPRIILRSLYVILCGFFAAMLPFFGDINGVVGAIGFIPLDFVLPMLLYNRSHKPTRSSAAYWINNSIIVVFTCVGIVGAFSSVRKLVGDAAEFKLFSSDVVD, encoded by the exons ATGGCGGAGGAGGCCGACGCTGGAGCCGCCTTCGTACTGCAATCGAAGGGGAAGTGGTGGCACGCCGCCTTCCACCTCACCACCGCCATCGTCGGCCCCACCATACTCACGCTGCCCTACGCTTTCCGGGGGCTGGGGTGGGCCCTCGGACTCCTCTGCCTCACCTCCATGGGTCTCGTCACCTTTTACGCCTACTTTCTCATGTCTTTGGTCCTCGACCACTGCGAGAAGTCCGGCCGCCGCCACATCCGCTTCCGCGAACTCGCCGCCGATGTCTTAG GTTCAGGATGGATGTTCTATTTTGTGGTGTTCATTCAGACAGCAATCAACACCGGCATCAGCATCGGAGCTATTCTTCTTGCCGGGGAATGCCTTCAG ATCATGTATTCGAACCTCTCTCCGAATGGATCATTGAAGCTCTACCACTTCATAGCAATGGTGACACTAGTTATGATCCTTCTCTCCCAGTTCCCGAGCTTCCATTCGCTCAGGCACATTAACCTCGTGTCGCTGCTTCTCAGCATAGGCTATACTTTTCTTGTAGTCGGAGCTTGCATCAATGCCG CCTCTAAAGAGGCGCCACGGAGGGACTACTCTTTAGAGCCTTCCGAGTCTTCTAGAATCTTCAGCGCGTTCACTTCCATATCCATAATAGCAGCCATCTATGGGAATGGCATACTACCTGAGATACAG GCGACACTGGCTCCCCCAGCAACCGGGAAGATGCTAAAAGGCCTAATCATGTGCTACATTGTGATTTTCCTGACTTTCTACTCTGCTGCAATCTCCGGATATTGGGTGTTTGGCAACAAATCCAACGCGAACATCCTCAAAAGCCTCATGCCGGATGAGGGCCCTTCTTTGGCCTCTGTCTGGGTGCTAGGGCTCGCCATTGTATTTGTGCTCCTTCAGCTCTTCGCCATCGGCTTG GTGTATTCCCAAGTTGCATACGAGATAATGGAGAAGAAGTCGGCTGATGTGAACAAGGGTGTGTTCTCTACAAGGAACTTGATCCCGAGGATCATTCTTCGGTCTCTATACGTGATCTTGTGTGGCTTCTTTGCTGCGATGCTGCCTTTCTTTGGAGACATAAACGGTGTGGTTGGAGCCATTGGGTTCATCCCTTTGGACTTCGTGCTCCCGATGCTCCTCTACAACCGGAGTCACAAGCCAACGAGATCATCGGCCGCGTATTGGATCAACAACTCCATCATTGTTGTGTTCACTTGTGTGGGGATTGTGGGGGCATTCTCCTCTGTGAGGAAGCTGGTTGGAGATGCTGCTGAGTTCAAGCTTTTTAGCAGTGATGTTGTTGATTGA
- the LOC121751302 gene encoding uncharacterized protein LOC121751302 — MEKKKSNESSNRMIWDCGSTLYDSFELKSLQKELDSALVARTLSMPHLSDRRPPPPPENTGSSRRRFFRSFQKLIRAVFRPKGAKKSSYDEKSGNGFYVVYDRAPKMAEIPEYEELSPVLRRSASLGFTCS, encoded by the coding sequence ATGGAGAAGAAAAAATCCAATGAATCGAGCAATCGCATGATATGGGATTGCGGAAGCACGCTCTACGACTCGTTCGAGTTGAAATCGCTCCAAAAGGAGCTCGATTCCGCCCTAGTCGCCAGAACTCTCTCGATGCCCCATTTATCCGATCGccgccctccgccgccgccggagaACACAGGAAGCAGTCGTCGAAGATTTTTTCGCTCTTTTCAGAAGCTGATCCGAGCGGTTTTCAGGCCAAAAGGCGCCAAAAAATCGAGTTACGATGAGAAATCGGGAAACGGATTTTATGTGGTTTATGATCGAGCTCCTAAAATGGCGGAAATTCCGGAATATGAGGAGTTGTCGCCGGTATTGAGAAGGTCAGCTTCTCTAGGATTCACTTGCTCTTGA
- the LOC121750744 gene encoding protein trichome birefringence-like 23 has protein sequence MKKMINMYYTNSIAKFGVSIILLALTFMLLHHRSPHFHPLPHNTQNTSVPIQQNLEKCDVFVGGDWVAYEGGPLYNKSCSYINGSNQNCMENGRPDSDYLHWRWKPRACHMTRFNPLRFLQIMRNKRWAFVGDSISRNHIQSLLCMLSTVEHATLIYHDESHQSQTWHFPSYNLTTSVIWSPFLAKAIIPQNIYDASPSEVDVHLDKLDPSWTDQFNSWDYTIFSAGKWYSRSSIYYQNNTVLGCHYCPKRNLTDIGFDSAYRRVIRDVLDYIIESNHTGTVFYRTTSPSHFEGAEWFDGGVCERKGPVKEGEFRLSWLDKILRDIEIEEFGRVYVVAREKGVKLRVLDVNPMSLLRPDGHPGAFRVSRSSAGEGKDAKVVSDCLHWCLPGPIDSWNDVLMEMVVNG, from the exons atgaagaaaatgataaACATGTACTACACAAATTCTATTGCAAAGTTTGGTGTCTCAATTATTCTCTTGGCACTCACATTTATGCTTCTTCACCACAGATCCCCTCACTTCCACCCACTCCCACATAACACTCAGAACACTTCTGTGCCCATCCAACAAAATCTAG AAAAATGTGATGTTTTTGTGGGAGGAGATTGGGTGGCTTATGAAGGAGGGCCTCTTTACAACAAGAGCTGCAGTTACATCAACGGCAGCAACCAGAACTGTATGGAAAACGGGCGACCCGATTCGGATTATCTTCACTGGAGGTGGAAGCCACGCGCCTGCCACATGACCCGGTTCAACCCGCTCCGCTTTCTTCAGATTATGAGGAACAAAAGGTGGGCCTTTGTTGGAGATTCCATATCAAGGAACCATATCCAATCCCTCCTTTGCATGCTCTCAACG GTCGAACATGCTACTCTGATCTACCACGACGAGAGCCACCAATCTCAGACATGGCACTTCCCTTCCTACAACCTTACAACCTCGGTTATTTGGTCTCCATTTCTTGCAAAAGCCATTATACCTCAAAATATATACGACGCTTCTCCATCTGAAGTGGATGTGCATTTAGACAAACTCGATCCTAGCTGGACTGATCAGTTTAACAGCTGGGATTACACAATTTTTTCGGCTGGGAAATGGTATAGTAGAAGCTCAATCTACTATCAAAACAACACCGTATTGGGGTGCCATTACTGTCCCAAGAGGAACCTGACCGACATCGGGTTTGACTCTGCCTATCGCAGAGTCATTAGGGACGTGCTCGACTACATTATTGAGTCCAACCACACGGGCACGGTGTTTTACAGGACTACTAGTCCGAGCCACTTTGAGGGGGCAGAGTGGTTCGATGGTGGAGTGTGTGAGAGGAAAGGGCCGGTAAAGGAGGGCGAGTTCAGGCTAAGCTGGTTGGACAAGATTCTTCGAGATATAGAGATTGAGGAATTTGGAAGAGTGTATGTCGTGGCTCGAGAAAAGGGGGTGAAACTTAGGGTTTTGGATGTGAATCCGATGTCGTTGTTGAGGCCGGATGGGCACCCGGGGGCGTTTAGGGTTTCTCGATCGTCGGCCGGTGAGGGTAAGGATGCAAAGGTTGTTAGTGATTGCTTGCATTGGTGCTTACCTGGCCCTATTGATTCTTGGAATGATGTTTTGATGGAGATGGTTGTGAATGGTTGA